In the genome of Ancylomarina subtilis, one region contains:
- a CDS encoding thioredoxin family protein codes for MKKIILSLVALFVFASAFSQGIEFEHGTFSEALAKAKKENKIVFMDCYTTWCGPCKYLAKNVFTQDKIGAFFNKNFVNVKMDMESEAGKPLKETYQIKAFPTLLWLDADGNILQQMVGADAESLIATAKLALDSKNNWAALNKRFEKGERDVAFLQNFIMTSANSGIDVKEAVRIYFSSKKSEALINAKDAELITKVVTSTSDPIYLFVLKNKTRFYEVANQLQIDEFMEQIMLSDLKQSVPKGDKEAFAAKKKELIALDQEVGSKIFAYIDMSMLQRDPDQKKFYEAMANYGIKHDFDNSEHLFMYVQIISAAKEDIDKELVSKVVKMAKRSVELNANFENIDAYAYILNKSGQIEEAKIQAAKSIELAPEDQKKDLWSVKFLEGEEN; via the coding sequence GCAAAAAAAGAAAATAAAATCGTATTCATGGATTGTTACACAACCTGGTGTGGCCCTTGTAAGTATCTGGCAAAAAATGTCTTCACACAAGACAAAATAGGAGCTTTTTTTAATAAGAATTTTGTCAATGTCAAAATGGATATGGAGTCGGAAGCAGGAAAGCCCTTAAAGGAAACATATCAAATAAAAGCATTTCCAACATTACTTTGGTTAGATGCAGATGGAAATATTCTGCAGCAAATGGTAGGGGCAGATGCAGAATCTCTTATCGCAACAGCTAAGTTAGCTTTAGATTCTAAAAATAACTGGGCTGCACTAAACAAGCGCTTCGAAAAGGGAGAGAGAGACGTCGCATTTTTACAAAATTTCATCATGACTTCTGCTAATTCAGGAATAGATGTAAAAGAAGCTGTTAGAATCTATTTCTCAAGTAAGAAATCAGAGGCGTTAATTAATGCCAAAGATGCTGAATTAATTACAAAAGTTGTGACTTCTACATCGGATCCAATCTATTTATTTGTTTTGAAGAATAAAACAAGGTTTTATGAGGTTGCCAATCAATTGCAAATTGATGAGTTTATGGAGCAAATAATGCTGTCTGATTTGAAACAATCGGTTCCTAAAGGTGATAAAGAAGCTTTTGCAGCCAAAAAGAAAGAATTGATTGCGCTGGATCAGGAAGTAGGATCTAAGATTTTTGCATATATCGATATGAGTATGCTTCAAAGAGACCCTGATCAGAAAAAGTTTTACGAGGCGATGGCTAATTATGGAATCAAACATGACTTTGATAACTCCGAACATTTGTTTATGTATGTACAGATTATTTCTGCGGCAAAAGAAGATATCGATAAAGAATTAGTAAGCAAAGTGGTGAAAATGGCAAAACGTTCTGTAGAATTGAATGCCAATTTTGAAAATATTGATGCCTATGCTTACATACTGAATAAATCAGGACAAATAGAGGAGGCAAAAATTCAGGCTGCAAAATCAATAGAGTTAGCACCCGAAGATCAAAAAAAAGATTTGTGGTCTGTGAAATTCCTGGAGGGTGAAGAAAACTAA